One genomic region from Gossypium hirsutum isolate 1008001.06 chromosome D13, Gossypium_hirsutum_v2.1, whole genome shotgun sequence encodes:
- the LOC107919546 gene encoding RNA-binding protein 12 has protein sequence MGCFNCFALGFFVALSLASIDVGVAARHLQQLPPMPTLPTTTLPPFPSIPNLPQPSIPSFPRPGALPPLPTMPALPTLPSVPRATLPPLPSMPSIPTIPTTIPSIPFFSPPPSPSSP, from the coding sequence ATGGGTTGTTTCAATTGCTTTGCTTTGGGATTCTTCGTGGCTCTGTCGCTTGCAAGCATTGATGTCGGGGTTGCAGCTCGTCACCTTCAGCAACTGCCTCCAATGCCAACATTGCCTACAACCACACTCCCACCATTCCCATCTATCCCTAATCTCCCACAGCCATCCATACCATCTTTCCCAAGGCCTGGGGCGCTTCCTCCACTTCCTACCATGCCCGCTTTGCCCACACTGCCTAGTGTACCAAGGGCCACATTGCCCCCTCTACCAAGCATGCCTTCGATTCCCACAATCCCAACTACAATTCCCTCTATTCCATTCTTCTCTCCACCACCTTCTCCTTCTAGTCCTTAA
- the LOC107918548 gene encoding 2-oxoglutarate-dependent dioxygenase 19, with protein MATTAPTGSPLSQPSLTHPPPPRKVTTVKALSESPGLSSIPSIYTFPKQTYHEPVSDTKEPIPTIDFSLLTSSHPGQRSKTIRELGKACRNWGFFMVTKHGVPERMMKAIIEVCREFFELPEEEKRGIGGKHVLDPIRFGTSFNESVDEILCWRDYVKIFQHPEFHSPKKPPSFREIALEYSKRVRLVAREIIRGISESLGLEKDYIDETLNLENGLQLIAANLYPPCPRPELAMGLPPHSDHGFLTLLIQNQIGGLQVQHKGKWVNIDPIPNSFLANIGDHIEILSNGKYKSVLHRAVVNNRDERISIAVPHGPALDAIVSPASKLVENVGNPPAYGAMKYKEYLELQQGTMLNGKSCLERIRNGD; from the exons ATGGCCACCACTGCTCCGACCGGTTCTCCACTGTCACAACCATCTCTTACTCACCCACCACCACCACGGAAGGTAACAACCGTTAAAGCACTATCTGAATCGCCCGGACTTTCTTCCATCCCTTCCATTTACACCTTCCCAAAACAAACCTACCACGAACCAGTTTCAGACACGAAAGAACCAATCCCCACCATCGATTTCTCCCTCCTCACCTCTAGTCATCCCGGTCAAAGGTCTAAAACCATCCGAGAACTCGGAAAAGCCTGCCGGAACTGGGGCTTCttcatg GTGACCAAACATGGGGTGCCAGAGAGGATGATGAAGGCAATCATCGAGGTTTGCCGGGAATTTTTCGAGCTACCGGAGGAAGAGAAGCGAGGAATTGGTGGGAAACATGTGTTGGATCCGATTAGATTCGGAACCAGTTTCAATGAATcagtggatgaaattttatgttgGAGAGATTATGTGAAGATATTTCAGCACCCTGAGTTTCACTCACCCAAAAAGCCTCCTTCCTTCAG AGAAATTGCATTGGAATACAGCAAAAGAGTCCGGCTAGTAGCCAGAGAAATAATAAGAGGAATATCTGAAAGTCTGGGGCTAGAAAAGGACTACATTGATGAAACCCTAAACCTTGAGAATGGCCTGCAACTGATTGCAGCAAACTTGTATCCGCCATGTCCACGGCCGGAGCTGGCAATGGGGTTGCCTCCACATTCGGACCATGGTTTTTTGACCCTCTTAATCCAAAACCAAATAGGGGGACTTCAAGTACAACACAAAGGCAAATGGGTGAATATAGACCCTATCCCCAATTCATTTCTTGCCAACATTGGCGACCATATTGAG ATTTTGAGCAACGGAAAGTACAAAAGTGTCCTCCATCGAGCTGTGGTGAACAACAGAGATGAAAGGATATCCATAGCAGTGCCCCACGGACCAGCATTGGATGCCATTGTTAGCCCAGCTTCAAAGTTGGTGGAAAATGTGGGGAATCCACCAGCATATGGAGCTATGAAATATAAGGAATATTTGGAGCTTCAACAAGGTACCATGCTCAATGGGAAATCTTGCTTGGAACGTATACGAAACGGAGATTGA
- the LOC107918693 gene encoding 2-oxoglutarate-dependent dioxygenase 19 produces the protein MATTAPTGSPPSQPSLTHSPPPRKLTSVKALSESPGLSSIPSIYTFPKQPNHEPVSDTKEPIPTIDFSLLISSNPDERSKTIRELGKACGDWGFFMVTNHGVPERMMKAMIEVCREFFELTEEEKGECEGKHVLDPIRYGTSFNPSVDKILYWRDYLKIFQHPAFHSPSDPPSFREIALDYSKRTRGVMKEIVRGISESLGLEDKYVEKASNLENCLQIMIANLYPPCPQPELAMGLPAHSDHGLLTLLIQNDTVGLQVLHKDKWVNIHPIPNSFLANIGDHIEILSHGKYKSVLHQAVVNDRDVRISIALAHAPAADAAVSPAPMLLEDGQNPLACQAMKYKEYVELQQSNKLDGKSCLEHIRNRGI, from the exons ATGGCCACCACTGCTCCGACCGGTTCTCCACCGTCACAACCATCTCTTACTCACTCACCACCACCACGGAAGCTAACATCCGTTAAAGCACTATCCGAATCCCCCGGCCTTTCTTCCATCCCTTCCATTTACACCTTCCCAAAACAACCCAACCACGAACCAGTTTCAGACACTAAAGAACCAATCCCCACCATCGATTTCTCCCTCCTCATCTCTAGTAATCCCGATGAACGGTCTAAAACCATCCGAGAACTTGGAAAAGCCTGCGGGGACTGGGGCTTCTTCATG GTGACCAATCATGGGGTGCCGGAGAGGATGATGAAGGCAATGATAGAGGTTTGTAGGGAATTTTTCGAGCTAAcagaggaagaaaagggagaatGTGAAGGGAAACATGTATTGGATCCTATAAGATATGGGACAAGTTTCAACCCATCAGTGGATAAAATTTTGTATTGGAGAGATTATCTCAAGATTTTTCAGCATCCTGCCTTTCACTCACCCAGCGATCCCCCTTCCTTcag AGAAATTGCATTAGACTACAGCAAAAGAACCCGAGGAGTAATGAAAGAAATAGTGAGAGGAATATCAGAAAGCTTGGGGTTAGAAGACAAATACGTTGAGAAGGCCTCAAATCTGGAAAATTGCCTACAGATTATGATAGCAAACTTGTATCCACCATGTCCACAGCCAGAACTCGCCATGGGGTTGCCCGCTCACTCCGACCATGGTCTTTTGACCCTTCTCATCCAAAACGACACTGTGGGGCTTCAAGTGCTACACAAAGACAAATGGGTCAATATCCACCCCATCCCCAATTCATTTCTAGCCAACATTGGGGACCATATTGAG ATTCTGAGCCACGGGAAGTATAAAAGTGTACTCCATCAAGCTGTGGTAAATGATAGAGATGTAAGGATATCCATAGCACTGGCGCATGCACCGGCCGCGGACGCCGCAGTGAGTCCGGCTCCAATGTTGCTGGAAGATGGTCAGAACCCATTGGCATGCCAAGCAATGAAATATAAAGAATACGTGGAGCTTCAACAAAGCAACAAGCTTGATGGGAAATCTTGCTTGGAACATATACGAAATAGAGGGATTTAA